A part of Vicia villosa cultivar HV-30 ecotype Madison, WI unplaced genomic scaffold, Vvil1.0 ctg.003467F_1_1, whole genome shotgun sequence genomic DNA contains:
- the LOC131641041 gene encoding protein TAB2 homolog, chloroplastic-like gives MHIDQTFGEKNMSKKKPKLCLSLLLWLEERYKTVCTKHPGFQKESKPLLPLDNPFPTKLPEYLFGEIWAFVQLPYSVVREEASASEERFGYGSGLDLDLLGIEIDEKTLIPGLAVASSRAKILSAFMNGLDLCAIEADTARANLTLSVAISTRYVYATYKKSPTSTTEAEAWEAAKKASGGLHFLAIQDELDSENCVGFWLLLDLPTPPV, from the exons ATGCACATTGATCAAACCTTTGGCGAAAAGAACATGTCTAAAAAGAAACCGAAGCTG TGTTTGTCATTACTTTTATGGCTAGAGGAACGTTACAAGACTGTATGTACGAAACATCCTGGATTTCAAAAGGAATCCAAGCCTCTTTTGCCATTAGACAATCCCTTTCCCACGAAACTTCCCGAATATCTTTTTGGTGAAATATGGGCGTTTGTTCAGTTGCCTTACTCAG TTGTCCGAGAGGAGGCTTCGGCCTCAGAAGAAAGATTTGGCTATGGTTCCGGGCTAGATCTTGATTTATTAGGCATTGAAATTGACGAGAAGACGTTGATCCCAGGACTCGCTGTTGCATCTTCTCGTGCTAAAATATTATCAG CTTTTATGAATGGATTGGATCTCTGCGCCATTGAAGCAGACACTGCTCGCGCTAATCTGACTCTTTCAGTTGCGATATCAACTCGATATGTATACGCGACGTATAAGAAAAGTCCTACATCGACTACAGAAGCTGAAGCATGGGAAGCAGCCAAGAAAGCTTCTGGAGGTTTGCATTTCCTTGCAATCCAAGATGAGTTGGATTCTGAAAATTGTGTTGGCTTCTGGCTTTTGCTAGACTTACCTACTCCACCTGTATAA